Proteins encoded in a region of the Populus nigra chromosome 3, ddPopNigr1.1, whole genome shotgun sequence genome:
- the LOC133688600 gene encoding protein ANTI-SILENCING 1 isoform X3: MVEAKKVENIEFKWGKQRGVGGKKKDVKFYESFSYDGVEYALYDSVYMYEEGEKEPYIGKLLKIWENADKTKKVKVLWFFCPREISNYLGDEKTAENELFLASGEGVGSTNVNPLEAIAGKCNVVCSSKDSRNPQPSDEELQEADFVFYRTFDVGNCRILDKIDDKIAGIEVKVLLNRVGNQSSSGVPKLDSNKKEVSGNVVAANDTRILTRTESYLGEKATSSSHVKFNEVTKINDRLVDNSGETASSISKVKQISDIKPSLANQKSSPGENSASNLGLGEMTKVDKKEGIPSDIIDSSSKDDVGWSESKVDKVFADQVLIEEKVKVAKDSGDLDDRPSKKAKLDDLAKASYDNKVKGVQKVSHDSNGSNSKSVAQTTPASEDKSKSNLTKDRHENNSGLSKRPKPDEKLTRLANGKFPEASLRQPSEEGSKTNCQIQEVTRRPEADRSKWFRGLPWEERMQTAHEQGTLVLLQNLDPSYTSAEVEDIIWHAFKQSCTVKMIQRTALASPHSGQAFVIFQKREVAEMAAAKLDEGCLMLSNGRMALYCINVLLLSLHCSTLASGWQHRCSLFPRKAFNLFWSSCYQ, encoded by the exons ATGGTAGAAGCAAAAAAAGTTGAGAACATCGAATTTAAGTGGGGTAAACAGAGAGGAGTTGGTGGGAAAAAGAAAGatgtaaaattttatgaatCTTTCTCCTATGATGGTGTGGAGTATGCTCTATATGATTCTGTTTACATGTACGAGGAAGGTGAGAAAGAGCCTTATATTGGGAAGCTCCTAAAGATATGGGAGAATGCTGACAAGACAAAGAAAGTGAAGGTTCTGTGGTTTTTCTGTCCTCGTGAGATTTCCAATTATCTTGGAGATGAGAAGACTGCTGAGAATGAATTGTTTTTGGCATCTGGTGAAGGTGTAGGCAGCACAAATGTTAATCCtttg GAAGCAATTGCTGGAAAATGCAATGTGGTATGCAGTTCAAAGGATAGTAGGAATCCACAACCATCAGATGAAGAACTTCAAGAGGCTGACTTTGTTTTTTATCGTACATTTGATGTTGGGAACTGTAGGATCTTGGATAAGATAGATGACAAAATTGCTGGGATTGAAG TGAAGGTCTTATTGAACAGAGTGGGTAATCAGAGTTCCAGTGGTGTTCCAAAACTTGATTCAAACAAGAAAGAAGTAAGTGGAAATGTTGTGGCTGCTAATGACACAAGGATTTTGACCAGGACAGAATCTTATCTTGGAGAGAAGGCTACTTCTAGTTCACATGTAAAGTTTAATGAAGTGACTAAAATAAATGATCGGCTGGTAGATAATTCTGGTGAGACGGCAAGTTCAATCTCTAAAGTTAAGCAAATTTCAGACATAAAACCTTCATTGGCCAACCAGAAATCTTCACCAGGAGAAAATTCTGCATCTAATTTAGGGTTAGGTGAAATGACTAAAGTTGATAAAAAGGAAGGCATACCGAGTGACATCATCGATTCGAGTTCTAAAGATGATGTTGGCTGGAGTGAAAGTAAAGTTGATAAAGTCTTTGCTGATCAGGTTCTAATTGAAGAGAAAGTAAAAGTTGCCAAAGACTCTGGTGACTTAGATGACCGGCCATCTAAGAAAGCAAAGCTTGATGATTTGGCAAAAGCATCTTATGATAACAAGGTGAAAGGTGTGCAGAAAGTAAGTCATGATTCCAATGGCAGCAACTCCAAGTCTGTAGCCCAAACAACCCCTGCTTCTGAAGATAAATCAAAATCCAATCTCACTAAAGATCGTCATGAGAACAACAGCGGCCTTTCCAAAAGGCCAAAGCCTGATGAGAAGCTTACTCGACTTGCTAATGGCAAGTTTCCTGAAGCATCTCTAAGACAGCCTTCAGAGGAGGGCAGTAAAACTAACTGCCAAATACAGGAAGTCACTCGCAGGCCAGAAGCT GATAGAAGCAAGTGGTTTAGGGGACTT CCATGGGAAGAAAGAATGCAAACTGCTCACGAGCAAGGAACTCTTGTCCTGCTACAGAATCTGGATCCGTCTTATACTTCAGCAGAAGTAGAG GATATCATTTGGCATGCCTTCAAGCAAAGTTGCACTGTGAAGATGATTCAAAGGACTGCACTTGCCAGCCCTCACTCTG GTCAGGCTTTTGTTATATTCCAGAAAAGGGAAGTAGCAGAGATGGCAGCTGCAAAATTAGATGAAGGTTGTTTAATgctatcaaatgggag GATGGCATTGTATTGCATCAATGTGTTGCTGCTCAGTTTGCACTGTTCCACACTG GCCTCTGGTTGGCAGCATCGCTGCTCCTTGTTTCCCAGGAAAGCATTCAACCTTTTTTGGTCATCTTGTTATCAATAA
- the LOC133688600 gene encoding protein ANTI-SILENCING 1 isoform X2, with the protein MVEAKKVENIEFKWGKQRGVGGKKKDVKFYESFSYDGVEYALYDSVYMYEEGEKEPYIGKLLKIWENADKTKKVKVLWFFCPREISNYLGDEKTAENELFLASGEGVGSTNVNPLEAIAGKCNVVCSSKDSRNPQPSDEELQEADFVFYRTFDVGNCRILDKIDDKIAGIEVKVLLNRVGNQSSSGVPKLDSNKKEVSGNVVAANDTRILTRTESYLGEKATSSSHVKFNEVTKINDRLVDNSGETASSISKVKQISDIKPSLANQKSSPGENSASNLGLGEMTKVDKKEGIPSDIIDSSSKDDVGWSESKVDKVFADQVLIEEKVKVAKDSGDLDDRPSKKAKLDDLAKASYDNKVKGVQKVSHDSNGSNSKSVAQTTPASEDKSKSNLTKDRHENNSGLSKRPKPDEKLTRLANGKFPEASLRQPSEEGSKTNCQIQEVTRRPEADRSKWFRGLPWEERMQTAHEQGTLVLLQNLDPSYTSAEVEDIIWHAFKQSCTVKMIQRTALASPHSGQAFVIFQKREVAEMAAAKLDEGCLMLSNGRYGFTLFQHWCTSIKYFLLRGSTLPVEIPAKAFQFYQYYCPPQLKNYEVKPQTILHVSTWDNRASPSWHLYFPLQSSIVFPFSC; encoded by the exons ATGGTAGAAGCAAAAAAAGTTGAGAACATCGAATTTAAGTGGGGTAAACAGAGAGGAGTTGGTGGGAAAAAGAAAGatgtaaaattttatgaatCTTTCTCCTATGATGGTGTGGAGTATGCTCTATATGATTCTGTTTACATGTACGAGGAAGGTGAGAAAGAGCCTTATATTGGGAAGCTCCTAAAGATATGGGAGAATGCTGACAAGACAAAGAAAGTGAAGGTTCTGTGGTTTTTCTGTCCTCGTGAGATTTCCAATTATCTTGGAGATGAGAAGACTGCTGAGAATGAATTGTTTTTGGCATCTGGTGAAGGTGTAGGCAGCACAAATGTTAATCCtttg GAAGCAATTGCTGGAAAATGCAATGTGGTATGCAGTTCAAAGGATAGTAGGAATCCACAACCATCAGATGAAGAACTTCAAGAGGCTGACTTTGTTTTTTATCGTACATTTGATGTTGGGAACTGTAGGATCTTGGATAAGATAGATGACAAAATTGCTGGGATTGAAG TGAAGGTCTTATTGAACAGAGTGGGTAATCAGAGTTCCAGTGGTGTTCCAAAACTTGATTCAAACAAGAAAGAAGTAAGTGGAAATGTTGTGGCTGCTAATGACACAAGGATTTTGACCAGGACAGAATCTTATCTTGGAGAGAAGGCTACTTCTAGTTCACATGTAAAGTTTAATGAAGTGACTAAAATAAATGATCGGCTGGTAGATAATTCTGGTGAGACGGCAAGTTCAATCTCTAAAGTTAAGCAAATTTCAGACATAAAACCTTCATTGGCCAACCAGAAATCTTCACCAGGAGAAAATTCTGCATCTAATTTAGGGTTAGGTGAAATGACTAAAGTTGATAAAAAGGAAGGCATACCGAGTGACATCATCGATTCGAGTTCTAAAGATGATGTTGGCTGGAGTGAAAGTAAAGTTGATAAAGTCTTTGCTGATCAGGTTCTAATTGAAGAGAAAGTAAAAGTTGCCAAAGACTCTGGTGACTTAGATGACCGGCCATCTAAGAAAGCAAAGCTTGATGATTTGGCAAAAGCATCTTATGATAACAAGGTGAAAGGTGTGCAGAAAGTAAGTCATGATTCCAATGGCAGCAACTCCAAGTCTGTAGCCCAAACAACCCCTGCTTCTGAAGATAAATCAAAATCCAATCTCACTAAAGATCGTCATGAGAACAACAGCGGCCTTTCCAAAAGGCCAAAGCCTGATGAGAAGCTTACTCGACTTGCTAATGGCAAGTTTCCTGAAGCATCTCTAAGACAGCCTTCAGAGGAGGGCAGTAAAACTAACTGCCAAATACAGGAAGTCACTCGCAGGCCAGAAGCT GATAGAAGCAAGTGGTTTAGGGGACTT CCATGGGAAGAAAGAATGCAAACTGCTCACGAGCAAGGAACTCTTGTCCTGCTACAGAATCTGGATCCGTCTTATACTTCAGCAGAAGTAGAG GATATCATTTGGCATGCCTTCAAGCAAAGTTGCACTGTGAAGATGATTCAAAGGACTGCACTTGCCAGCCCTCACTCTG GTCAGGCTTTTGTTATATTCCAGAAAAGGGAAGTAGCAGAGATGGCAGCTGCAAAATTAGATGAAGGTTGTTTAATgctatcaaatgggaggtatgGTTTCACCCTATTTCAGCACTGGTGcacatcaattaaatatttccTGCTCAGAGGTTCTACTTTACCAGTAGAAATTCCAGCCAAAGCTTTCCAGTTTTATCAATATTATTGTCCCcctcaactgaaaaattatgaagtcaaGCCCCAAACTATCTTGCATGTTAGTACTTGGGACAATAGAGCATCTCCCTCGTGGCATCTATACTTTCCCCTCCAGTCTTCTATTGTTTTCCCTTTCTCATGTTGA
- the LOC133688600 gene encoding protein ANTI-SILENCING 1 isoform X4, producing the protein MVEAKKVENIEFKWGKQRGVGGKKKDVKFYESFSYDGVEYALYDSVYMYEEGEKEPYIGKLLKIWENADKTKKVKVLWFFCPREISNYLGDEKTAENELFLASGEGVGSTNVNPLEAIAGKCNVVCSSKDSRNPQPSDEELQEADFVFYRTFDVGNCRILDKIDDKIAGIEVKVLLNRVGNQSSSGVPKLDSNKKEVSGNVVAANDTRILTRTESYLGEKATSSSHVKFNEVTKINDRLVDNSGETASSISKVKQISDIKPSLANQKSSPGENSASNLGLGEMTKVDKKEGIPSDIIDSSSKDDVGWSESKVDKVFADQVLIEEKVKVAKDSGDLDDRPSKKAKLDDLAKASYDNKVKGVQKVSHDSNGSNSKSVAQTTPASEDKSKSNLTKDRHENNSGLSKRPKPDEKLTRLANGKFPEASLRQPSEEGSKTNCQIQEVTRRPEADRSKWFRGLPWEERMQTAHEQGTLVLLQNLDPSYTSAEVEDIIWHAFKQSCTVKMIQRTALASPHSGQAFVIFQKREVAEMAAAKLDEGCLMLSNGSLHCSTLASGWQHRCSLFPRKAFNLFWSSCYQ; encoded by the exons ATGGTAGAAGCAAAAAAAGTTGAGAACATCGAATTTAAGTGGGGTAAACAGAGAGGAGTTGGTGGGAAAAAGAAAGatgtaaaattttatgaatCTTTCTCCTATGATGGTGTGGAGTATGCTCTATATGATTCTGTTTACATGTACGAGGAAGGTGAGAAAGAGCCTTATATTGGGAAGCTCCTAAAGATATGGGAGAATGCTGACAAGACAAAGAAAGTGAAGGTTCTGTGGTTTTTCTGTCCTCGTGAGATTTCCAATTATCTTGGAGATGAGAAGACTGCTGAGAATGAATTGTTTTTGGCATCTGGTGAAGGTGTAGGCAGCACAAATGTTAATCCtttg GAAGCAATTGCTGGAAAATGCAATGTGGTATGCAGTTCAAAGGATAGTAGGAATCCACAACCATCAGATGAAGAACTTCAAGAGGCTGACTTTGTTTTTTATCGTACATTTGATGTTGGGAACTGTAGGATCTTGGATAAGATAGATGACAAAATTGCTGGGATTGAAG TGAAGGTCTTATTGAACAGAGTGGGTAATCAGAGTTCCAGTGGTGTTCCAAAACTTGATTCAAACAAGAAAGAAGTAAGTGGAAATGTTGTGGCTGCTAATGACACAAGGATTTTGACCAGGACAGAATCTTATCTTGGAGAGAAGGCTACTTCTAGTTCACATGTAAAGTTTAATGAAGTGACTAAAATAAATGATCGGCTGGTAGATAATTCTGGTGAGACGGCAAGTTCAATCTCTAAAGTTAAGCAAATTTCAGACATAAAACCTTCATTGGCCAACCAGAAATCTTCACCAGGAGAAAATTCTGCATCTAATTTAGGGTTAGGTGAAATGACTAAAGTTGATAAAAAGGAAGGCATACCGAGTGACATCATCGATTCGAGTTCTAAAGATGATGTTGGCTGGAGTGAAAGTAAAGTTGATAAAGTCTTTGCTGATCAGGTTCTAATTGAAGAGAAAGTAAAAGTTGCCAAAGACTCTGGTGACTTAGATGACCGGCCATCTAAGAAAGCAAAGCTTGATGATTTGGCAAAAGCATCTTATGATAACAAGGTGAAAGGTGTGCAGAAAGTAAGTCATGATTCCAATGGCAGCAACTCCAAGTCTGTAGCCCAAACAACCCCTGCTTCTGAAGATAAATCAAAATCCAATCTCACTAAAGATCGTCATGAGAACAACAGCGGCCTTTCCAAAAGGCCAAAGCCTGATGAGAAGCTTACTCGACTTGCTAATGGCAAGTTTCCTGAAGCATCTCTAAGACAGCCTTCAGAGGAGGGCAGTAAAACTAACTGCCAAATACAGGAAGTCACTCGCAGGCCAGAAGCT GATAGAAGCAAGTGGTTTAGGGGACTT CCATGGGAAGAAAGAATGCAAACTGCTCACGAGCAAGGAACTCTTGTCCTGCTACAGAATCTGGATCCGTCTTATACTTCAGCAGAAGTAGAG GATATCATTTGGCATGCCTTCAAGCAAAGTTGCACTGTGAAGATGATTCAAAGGACTGCACTTGCCAGCCCTCACTCTG GTCAGGCTTTTGTTATATTCCAGAAAAGGGAAGTAGCAGAGATGGCAGCTGCAAAATTAGATGAAGGTTGTTTAATgctatcaaatgggag TTTGCACTGTTCCACACTG GCCTCTGGTTGGCAGCATCGCTGCTCCTTGTTTCCCAGGAAAGCATTCAACCTTTTTTGGTCATCTTGTTATCAATAA
- the LOC133688600 gene encoding protein ANTI-SILENCING 1 isoform X1, producing the protein MVEAKKVENIEFKWGKQRGVGGKKKDVKFYESFSYDGVEYALYDSVYMYEEGEKEPYIGKLLKIWENADKTKKVKVLWFFCPREISNYLGDEKTAENELFLASGEGVGSTNVNPLEAIAGKCNVVCSSKDSRNPQPSDEELQEADFVFYRTFDVGNCRILDKIDDKIAGIEVKVLLNRVGNQSSSGVPKLDSNKKEVSGNVVAANDTRILTRTESYLGEKATSSSHVKFNEVTKINDRLVDNSGETASSISKVKQISDIKPSLANQKSSPGENSASNLGLGEMTKVDKKEGIPSDIIDSSSKDDVGWSESKVDKVFADQVLIEEKVKVAKDSGDLDDRPSKKAKLDDLAKASYDNKVKGVQKVSHDSNGSNSKSVAQTTPASEDKSKSNLTKDRHENNSGLSKRPKPDEKLTRLANGKFPEASLRQPSEEGSKTNCQIQEVTRRPEADRSKWFRGLPWEERMQTAHEQGTLVLLQNLDPSYTSAEVEDIIWHAFKQSCTVKMIQRTALASPHSGQAFVIFQKREVAEMAAAKLDEGCLMLSNGRPLVGSIAAPCFPGKHSTFFGHLVINKLRIHKQREMKEAVSTSHCSQPNTLEYEMAMDWCLLQERSDLALRKLRQQQRQELRKLWVTLKCK; encoded by the exons ATGGTAGAAGCAAAAAAAGTTGAGAACATCGAATTTAAGTGGGGTAAACAGAGAGGAGTTGGTGGGAAAAAGAAAGatgtaaaattttatgaatCTTTCTCCTATGATGGTGTGGAGTATGCTCTATATGATTCTGTTTACATGTACGAGGAAGGTGAGAAAGAGCCTTATATTGGGAAGCTCCTAAAGATATGGGAGAATGCTGACAAGACAAAGAAAGTGAAGGTTCTGTGGTTTTTCTGTCCTCGTGAGATTTCCAATTATCTTGGAGATGAGAAGACTGCTGAGAATGAATTGTTTTTGGCATCTGGTGAAGGTGTAGGCAGCACAAATGTTAATCCtttg GAAGCAATTGCTGGAAAATGCAATGTGGTATGCAGTTCAAAGGATAGTAGGAATCCACAACCATCAGATGAAGAACTTCAAGAGGCTGACTTTGTTTTTTATCGTACATTTGATGTTGGGAACTGTAGGATCTTGGATAAGATAGATGACAAAATTGCTGGGATTGAAG TGAAGGTCTTATTGAACAGAGTGGGTAATCAGAGTTCCAGTGGTGTTCCAAAACTTGATTCAAACAAGAAAGAAGTAAGTGGAAATGTTGTGGCTGCTAATGACACAAGGATTTTGACCAGGACAGAATCTTATCTTGGAGAGAAGGCTACTTCTAGTTCACATGTAAAGTTTAATGAAGTGACTAAAATAAATGATCGGCTGGTAGATAATTCTGGTGAGACGGCAAGTTCAATCTCTAAAGTTAAGCAAATTTCAGACATAAAACCTTCATTGGCCAACCAGAAATCTTCACCAGGAGAAAATTCTGCATCTAATTTAGGGTTAGGTGAAATGACTAAAGTTGATAAAAAGGAAGGCATACCGAGTGACATCATCGATTCGAGTTCTAAAGATGATGTTGGCTGGAGTGAAAGTAAAGTTGATAAAGTCTTTGCTGATCAGGTTCTAATTGAAGAGAAAGTAAAAGTTGCCAAAGACTCTGGTGACTTAGATGACCGGCCATCTAAGAAAGCAAAGCTTGATGATTTGGCAAAAGCATCTTATGATAACAAGGTGAAAGGTGTGCAGAAAGTAAGTCATGATTCCAATGGCAGCAACTCCAAGTCTGTAGCCCAAACAACCCCTGCTTCTGAAGATAAATCAAAATCCAATCTCACTAAAGATCGTCATGAGAACAACAGCGGCCTTTCCAAAAGGCCAAAGCCTGATGAGAAGCTTACTCGACTTGCTAATGGCAAGTTTCCTGAAGCATCTCTAAGACAGCCTTCAGAGGAGGGCAGTAAAACTAACTGCCAAATACAGGAAGTCACTCGCAGGCCAGAAGCT GATAGAAGCAAGTGGTTTAGGGGACTT CCATGGGAAGAAAGAATGCAAACTGCTCACGAGCAAGGAACTCTTGTCCTGCTACAGAATCTGGATCCGTCTTATACTTCAGCAGAAGTAGAG GATATCATTTGGCATGCCTTCAAGCAAAGTTGCACTGTGAAGATGATTCAAAGGACTGCACTTGCCAGCCCTCACTCTG GTCAGGCTTTTGTTATATTCCAGAAAAGGGAAGTAGCAGAGATGGCAGCTGCAAAATTAGATGAAGGTTGTTTAATgctatcaaatgggag GCCTCTGGTTGGCAGCATCGCTGCTCCTTGTTTCCCAGGAAAGCATTCAACCTTTTTTGGTCATCTTGTTATCAATAAACTTAGAATCCACAAGCAGCGTGAGATG AAAGAAGCAGTATCTACTTCACATTGTTCTCAGCCCAATACACTTGAGTATGAAATGGCAATGGATTGGTGCCTGCTACAAGAAAGATCAGATCTAGCTTTGAGAAAGCTACGCCAG CAACAAAGGCAAGAGTTGAGAAAACTTTGGGTTACTTTGAAGTGTAAATGA
- the LOC133688600 gene encoding protein ANTI-SILENCING 1 isoform X5 — translation MVEAKKVENIEFKWGKQRGVGGKKKDVKFYESFSYDGVEYALYDSVYMYEEGEKEPYIGKLLKIWENADKTKKVKVLWFFCPREISNYLGDEKTAENELFLASGEGVGSTNVNPLEAIAGKCNVVCSSKDSRNPQPSDEELQEADFVFYRTFDVGNCRILDKIDDKIAGIEVKVLLNRVGNQSSSGVPKLDSNKKEVLIEEKVKVAKDSGDLDDRPSKKAKLDDLAKASYDNKVKGVQKVSHDSNGSNSKSVAQTTPASEDKSKSNLTKDRHENNSGLSKRPKPDEKLTRLANGKFPEASLRQPSEEGSKTNCQIQEVTRRPEADRSKWFRGLPWEERMQTAHEQGTLVLLQNLDPSYTSAEVEDIIWHAFKQSCTVKMIQRTALASPHSGQAFVIFQKREVAEMAAAKLDEGCLMLSNGRPLVGSIAAPCFPGKHSTFFGHLVINKLRIHKQREMKEAVSTSHCSQPNTLEYEMAMDWCLLQERSDLALRKLRQQQRQELRKLWVTLKCK, via the exons ATGGTAGAAGCAAAAAAAGTTGAGAACATCGAATTTAAGTGGGGTAAACAGAGAGGAGTTGGTGGGAAAAAGAAAGatgtaaaattttatgaatCTTTCTCCTATGATGGTGTGGAGTATGCTCTATATGATTCTGTTTACATGTACGAGGAAGGTGAGAAAGAGCCTTATATTGGGAAGCTCCTAAAGATATGGGAGAATGCTGACAAGACAAAGAAAGTGAAGGTTCTGTGGTTTTTCTGTCCTCGTGAGATTTCCAATTATCTTGGAGATGAGAAGACTGCTGAGAATGAATTGTTTTTGGCATCTGGTGAAGGTGTAGGCAGCACAAATGTTAATCCtttg GAAGCAATTGCTGGAAAATGCAATGTGGTATGCAGTTCAAAGGATAGTAGGAATCCACAACCATCAGATGAAGAACTTCAAGAGGCTGACTTTGTTTTTTATCGTACATTTGATGTTGGGAACTGTAGGATCTTGGATAAGATAGATGACAAAATTGCTGGGATTGAAG TGAAGGTCTTATTGAACAGAGTGGGTAATCAGAGTTCCAGTGGTGTTCCAAAACTTGATTCAAACAAGAAAGAA GTTCTAATTGAAGAGAAAGTAAAAGTTGCCAAAGACTCTGGTGACTTAGATGACCGGCCATCTAAGAAAGCAAAGCTTGATGATTTGGCAAAAGCATCTTATGATAACAAGGTGAAAGGTGTGCAGAAAGTAAGTCATGATTCCAATGGCAGCAACTCCAAGTCTGTAGCCCAAACAACCCCTGCTTCTGAAGATAAATCAAAATCCAATCTCACTAAAGATCGTCATGAGAACAACAGCGGCCTTTCCAAAAGGCCAAAGCCTGATGAGAAGCTTACTCGACTTGCTAATGGCAAGTTTCCTGAAGCATCTCTAAGACAGCCTTCAGAGGAGGGCAGTAAAACTAACTGCCAAATACAGGAAGTCACTCGCAGGCCAGAAGCT GATAGAAGCAAGTGGTTTAGGGGACTT CCATGGGAAGAAAGAATGCAAACTGCTCACGAGCAAGGAACTCTTGTCCTGCTACAGAATCTGGATCCGTCTTATACTTCAGCAGAAGTAGAG GATATCATTTGGCATGCCTTCAAGCAAAGTTGCACTGTGAAGATGATTCAAAGGACTGCACTTGCCAGCCCTCACTCTG GTCAGGCTTTTGTTATATTCCAGAAAAGGGAAGTAGCAGAGATGGCAGCTGCAAAATTAGATGAAGGTTGTTTAATgctatcaaatgggag GCCTCTGGTTGGCAGCATCGCTGCTCCTTGTTTCCCAGGAAAGCATTCAACCTTTTTTGGTCATCTTGTTATCAATAAACTTAGAATCCACAAGCAGCGTGAGATG AAAGAAGCAGTATCTACTTCACATTGTTCTCAGCCCAATACACTTGAGTATGAAATGGCAATGGATTGGTGCCTGCTACAAGAAAGATCAGATCTAGCTTTGAGAAAGCTACGCCAG CAACAAAGGCAAGAGTTGAGAAAACTTTGGGTTACTTTGAAGTGTAAATGA